CGTTTCTTCATCTCAGCAGCAGCCTTCGCGGTGAAGGTTACAAGCATGATTGAACCAGGGTCAACCTTCTTTTCTTCAATCATGAAGGCGGTTCTAGCGGTCAGCACTCTCGTCTTTCCACTCCCGGCACCTGCCAGAATCAATAAGGGGCCCTCTGTAGAAACAACAGCTTTTTCCTGGTTGCCATCAAAATGGACCCCAGCTTCTTTAAGCAGTTTTAAATAGTTTACCTTTACCCCTGGCTTAGCAGGTGGGAGCGGAGTAAAAGGTGATGGAATCTTAACTTCACGCGGATAGATGAATTTTTCTTCTCTTTCAGCCTCAGCTGTAATCGTACGGGACTTTGGCATGCGAAAGCCGTTTCGTTCGGTATATTCTGTTTTCTCGGTAGTCTGAAGGGCTGGGAAGTGTTCGTTATGATCGATGCAGCCTTCCTTTGCAGAAAGATAGTGGTAGAAATGGGGCTTTTCTTTTATGCCTAGATAAAGGAGTACTTGTTCTCCGCATACAGAACATGTAAGCATTCCTTTTTTAGCATCATCATAAAGCTTTTGGTAATCCTCACGGTTATAGTGATCAAGGTTTATTATCTGTTGATTATACTTGGCTGTTTTCATGTTTTCCCTCATCTCCGACCAAAAATAGCACAATCTTTATCATATCAGAATAAGATTTTTTACAAAAGATGTTTTCTGCTCGGTTTACCACTTTACGATTTAGCAGAAAAGTTTTCCATTAATAGTTTACTACGGTCATAAACAGGGAAAAGGAAAAGAAGAATATAGTGAGAAGGTAAATAATATGGCTTGGGGGATATCAAAATGGGATACATTCTTCCAGTGACAAATTATCAATATATACAATATGCTGAGCGGGAAATAGGAACAGATTATGATCCATTTCAGATCCAAAAGGTTAGCAGGATCCGCAAAGAAGATCCGGTAGAAAAAGGGCAGGAACGACAAGAACAAGCCGTTGCACCTATGCAAAAACGGAAGGACCATCAGCCTGTTACAAGAATGCAGCTGGCAGCTTCTGACATAAGCTACTCTGCTATTGATCGGATTTATAAGAAAAAGGTGAATCCTTCAGTGGTCAGCAAGGCATATGCTGAACTAACAGGAAAAGGAAGGCACTACAGCGAGTCAGTCTAAACTCAGCTGCAGTGCTTTTTTATTTAAGCTTAGAGGAAAAAGCGAAACTCCACTCAGATGAGTGGAGTTTCATTTCATTCATACATATTTTTTCATCGTTTTATGTGGAATCCCGGCATCCAGGAATTCTTCTGATACCGTTTCATATCCTAGCTTGCTGTAAAATGGGATGGCATGTGTCTGCGCATTCAGTTTTAAGGTGGAGATGCCTTGTGACTTGGCATATTCCTCGATTTTATTCATGACGGCGACACCAGCACCGTTTTTGCGGTTCTCTTTCAAGACACAAATTCTTTCAACCTTGCCGACTCCATCCAATACACGGAATCTCCCGGCTCCAGCAGCTTTTCCGTTATCATATAGCACAAAGTGGATTGAGTCTGATTCAAATTGATCAATTTCTTCTTCTTCAGGTACATTTTGCTCATGAATGAAGACAGTCTTGCGTACCTCGAATGCGTCTGCTAATTCTTGTTCGTTGGTTACGATTTTTACTTCCACGTTTGATTATTCCTTTCCAAGCCTGAATGTTTCATATACTGTCCACGATCCATTATCCAGCTGGTACAGTAAGTGAATCCTGTCGGCAGTATCCTCATAATGAACCTTTGTCATGCGCAGTGAACCATATACATCGGAATGCTCATCGTCGGACATTTTTTGCCCGATGGTGATATGGGGCACAAAGTTATACTCCTGATTCCCATCATCAAATGTTGCATTTAGCTCATTATGAAGCCTTTCCAGATCTTCTGGTGATTCAATCTTCAAGTAAATGACGTTGTTAACGGGCTTGAAGGATCCAATCTTAGTGACCTGTATATTGATTGGTTTGAAATTTCTGGCGATTGTATCGAGTTTATTTGCGATTTCCTTGATTTCTTCCTCCGTTGCTTCAAATGAGGACTTTAGTGTCACATGAGGCGGGATTAACGCATAGTGAGGATCATAGCGCCTTCTCATTGAATTCGCAAAATCCTGGATTTTCTTCGATGGAAAAATGACAATACCGAACTTCATCTCAGATACCCCCGTTTCATTAGTGTGGTGCACATGGATTAACTAAGAATACTAAAAATATGATTTACCATTCATTATAACAAATTTTCTAAATATATAATATAAAGAAGCATATATTATGAAAACACTTGTTTAATGGCCCTTTTGAGGTCAGGCTGCCAATAAGTCCAAGTGTGATCCCCGCTGAACTCATCATAAAAATACCCAAAACCTTTGTCCTTGAAAACCTTTGAAAGCTCCCTGTTTGGTGTAAGGAAATCTTTATTTTTGGCTGAGCTCGTTTTGACTTCTGTTTCCTGCTCACCGACCGTGTGGTAAATGTGGAGCAACTCAGGTTGGCGGAAATCCTTAACGGCCTCAAATACATCTTCATTTACATATGGTGACTGCAGCAGCACTTTGCCAAATGTGTGCGGGTATTGAAGTGCTGCTAGCAAGGAAACGGTTGCTGCCAGAGAATCCCCAATCAGTGCGCGGCCCATGCCCATTTGGTAGGTTGGGTATTGTTCATCCAAATAGGGTACAAGTTCATGAGCCAGAAAACGGATATAGGCTTGATGCTGCTCTCCTTTTGGATGATATTTGCGCCGCCTGTCCTCAACCGATTCATATGGGATGCCTACGATGATGACGTTTTCAATTTCCTTTTTGCCAAGAAGCTCGTCTGCAACCCTTCCGATTCGGCCTAGCTGGAAATAATCCCGGCCATCCTGTGCAATAAGTATTGAATATTTATATAAGGGAGAATAATTGGCGGGCAAGTATACCAGCATGATTACTTCTTCTCCGAGTTCCTTGCTTTTAAGATTGATTTCTTCTATTTTGCCCATTGGAAATTCCATTCATTTACCTCCAAACAACAAATATCTTGTGTTTCATCACTAAGATTTTAGCATATGTATTTTAAAAAAGCTTTTTTGGCAATCTACTTGCAGTATTAAAGAAATATAGTAAGCAAGTAACATGTTTGACAATTGTGTGAACTCTTATGGTAAGATAAAGTTGAATAATTCTATTTCTTTAAGGGGGAAATCTGATGAAAAAAAGAAAGTTTCTTTTGTTCACTGCATTAATGCTGGTCGTTTCAATGGTGCTTGCAGCATGTGGCGGCGGCTCTGAGGAAAAGGGCGGCGGAGAAGGACAATCAGAAGAAAAACCAAAATACATGAGCATCCTTACTGGTGGTACGGGTGGTACATACTTCCCGTTGGGCGGATCATTTGCCAAAATCGTATCTGACGCAACAGGGGTTAGCACAAATGCTGAAACAACAGGAGCTTCTGCAGAAAACATGCAGAGCATTAAAGACAATAAAGGTGAAATTGCATTCACACAAACAGATATTGCTTCCTATGCAACTGAAGGAAAGCTGATGTTTGACGGAAATGCGATTGATAATATCAAGGCAATCGGAACACTATACCCTGAAACAATCCAAATCGTCACAACTGAAAAATCTGGAATTAAAACAGTAGAAGATCTGAAAGGCAAAAAAGTATCTATCGGAGCACCAGGTTCTGGTACAGCAGCGAATGCTGAACAGATTCTTGAAGCATATGGCATGACTCTTGATGATATCCAAAAGCAAGATCTTAGCTTTGATGAGTCAGTAAACGGAATCAAAGATGGCAATATTGATGCTGCATTCGTAACTGCTGGACATCCAACAGCTGCTGTTGAGGAACTGTCAGCAACAGAAAAAGTTGTAATTGTTCCGGTAGATGCTGAAAAAGCTGATAAGCTTATCGAAAAATATCCTTACTATACAAAGGAAGAAGTTCCTAGCGGAACATACAAGATTGGTGCAGCTGTTCCAACTGTAGCTGTTCAGGCGATGCTTGTTGTTAAAGCAGATCTTTCAGATGATGTTGTTTATGATATCACTAAGGCGATCTTTGAAAACCTGGATCAGGTACAACATGCAAAAGCAAAACAAATCAAGGCTGAAAATGCTTTGAATGGTGTAGGAATCGATGTACACCCTGGAGCTCAAAAGTATTTTGACGAAAAAGGAATCAAAGCTGCCGAGTAATAGGGTAAACCATGGCCGGACAAAACCCTTTCAGGGATTTTGCCCGGTCAATTAATATTCTGGATGGCATCTGTACTCCGGCGGTTCCACGAAAGAACAGACCGAACCCAATTCCGGTCTCTTTTACTGTATGGATATCAACCTCTTTGATAGTTATTGAACAGGCGAGGAAGAAGTTATATGAAACCAATTAAGATTAAAAACAAGATCTTCGTTCTGTTGCTCCTCATTAGTTTATTATTGATAATCTCAATTAAAATTCCTTACAAACAAGCTCTGGTTTTTCTTCAACCGGAAAAAGGTGATATACTCTGCTATGTGCCTATTGCTTCCGGGGAAAACTTTAAGATAAGGTATAAGCATTCAATTCATTTGTCTGATGTAATTGAAAGCTATAAAGTGACGAAGCAAAATGAAATACAGCAATATGAACTAGAATACGAAGACTTTGCAATAGGAATGCCTTCAGAAGTATCTGGAAGTGAAAGGTTCTTGATGGAGGATGGTAAGTACTATATAAAGAATATGGATAGAAGGTTTGAACATTTCGACCTGCGAGTTGGAAAAGTGAGGGCCAATCACACGTTTGTTCAGGGGAAGATCTCCTTTCCGCTTTCCAAGGCAATAGAGCCAGGAACAAGAGTGAGGATACAGGTCAGGAAAATTAATTTTATTCAGCAAATGAAAGGAGTGAATATCCTTGAGCGTAAAGAATGAAACTTTATCAGAACAGGAACAGCAAGAACTGCTGGAAAAATACGATCCTGAAGCTGCTTCAAGGAAATTAAAAGGAATAATGGGCATGATAGCATTCGTTCTGTTGCTGTCATTCTCACTATTTCAGCTGTATACATCAATATTTGGGGTTTTGACTGCGCAGCTGCAAAGATCGATTCATC
The window above is part of the Mesobacillus jeotgali genome. Proteins encoded here:
- a CDS encoding GNAT family N-acetyltransferase encodes the protein MEVKIVTNEQELADAFEVRKTVFIHEQNVPEEEEIDQFESDSIHFVLYDNGKAAGAGRFRVLDGVGKVERICVLKENRKNGAGVAVMNKIEEYAKSQGISTLKLNAQTHAIPFYSKLGYETVSEEFLDAGIPHKTMKKYV
- a CDS encoding YjcG family protein, with product MKFGIVIFPSKKIQDFANSMRRRYDPHYALIPPHVTLKSSFEATEEEIKEIANKLDTIARNFKPINIQVTKIGSFKPVNNVIYLKIESPEDLERLHNELNATFDDGNQEYNFVPHITIGQKMSDDEHSDVYGSLRMTKVHYEDTADRIHLLYQLDNGSWTVYETFRLGKE
- a CDS encoding alpha/beta hydrolase-fold protein, translating into MEFPMGKIEEINLKSKELGEEVIMLVYLPANYSPLYKYSILIAQDGRDYFQLGRIGRVADELLGKKEIENVIIVGIPYESVEDRRRKYHPKGEQHQAYIRFLAHELVPYLDEQYPTYQMGMGRALIGDSLAATVSLLAALQYPHTFGKVLLQSPYVNEDVFEAVKDFRQPELLHIYHTVGEQETEVKTSSAKNKDFLTPNRELSKVFKDKGFGYFYDEFSGDHTWTYWQPDLKRAIKQVFS
- a CDS encoding TAXI family TRAP transporter solute-binding subunit: MKKRKFLLFTALMLVVSMVLAACGGGSEEKGGGEGQSEEKPKYMSILTGGTGGTYFPLGGSFAKIVSDATGVSTNAETTGASAENMQSIKDNKGEIAFTQTDIASYATEGKLMFDGNAIDNIKAIGTLYPETIQIVTTEKSGIKTVEDLKGKKVSIGAPGSGTAANAEQILEAYGMTLDDIQKQDLSFDESVNGIKDGNIDAAFVTAGHPTAAVEELSATEKVVIVPVDAEKADKLIEKYPYYTKEEVPSGTYKIGAAVPTVAVQAMLVVKADLSDDVVYDITKAIFENLDQVQHAKAKQIKAENALNGVGIDVHPGAQKYFDEKGIKAAE
- a CDS encoding DUF1850 domain-containing protein, translating into MKPIKIKNKIFVLLLLISLLLIISIKIPYKQALVFLQPEKGDILCYVPIASGENFKIRYKHSIHLSDVIESYKVTKQNEIQQYELEYEDFAIGMPSEVSGSERFLMEDGKYYIKNMDRRFEHFDLRVGKVRANHTFVQGKISFPLSKAIEPGTRVRIQVRKINFIQQMKGVNILERKE